In Bacteroidota bacterium, the following proteins share a genomic window:
- a CDS encoding ABC transporter permease — protein sequence MQQETDILSAPLPLTKVAKKGFWPGVFKQFKKNKLAVFSLWLILLLASIAALADFIANEKPLIAKYNGQVYFPVFKSYVVESGFANWPVEMQNIEWNSLQYDWVVFPPIPYLPKNIDFANAQSIGPFDDQRVKSIHWRHWLGTDELGRDVMAGMIHGTRIALLVGLISMSIASIIGILLGSLAGYFGDDKLKISRARIVLNPLFFLVAIFYAFGSRSYILADAINNSFANFLFEFGISLIILIAFMGVANILSHFLKAIPFFAVKINVAVDIIISRLIEVMVSIPTLFLIISIIAIAKPSIFIVMAIIGFTSWTGIARFIRAELLRVRRLEYIEAAQALGFGEMRTIFKHAIPNALSPVLIAIAFGIATAILIESTLSFLGIGLPAETMTWGSLLSSARQSTSAWWLAIFPGLAIFITVTIYNLVGEGLTDALDPRQKR from the coding sequence ATGCAACAAGAAACTGATATTTTATCTGCTCCGTTGCCTCTTACCAAAGTTGCAAAAAAAGGATTTTGGCCAGGTGTTTTCAAGCAATTCAAAAAAAACAAATTAGCTGTTTTTTCATTGTGGCTTATTCTTTTGCTTGCAAGCATTGCAGCATTGGCTGATTTTATTGCCAATGAAAAACCGCTTATTGCCAAATACAATGGACAGGTTTATTTCCCTGTTTTTAAATCCTATGTAGTGGAAAGCGGATTTGCCAATTGGCCAGTGGAAATGCAAAACATAGAATGGAATAGTCTTCAATATGACTGGGTTGTTTTTCCACCGATTCCTTATTTGCCCAAAAACATTGATTTTGCAAATGCACAATCAATTGGTCCTTTTGATGATCAAAGAGTTAAATCCATACATTGGAGGCATTGGTTAGGAACAGATGAACTAGGACGGGATGTTATGGCCGGTATGATACATGGAACCAGGATTGCTTTGCTGGTTGGTTTAATTTCAATGAGCATTGCTTCAATAATAGGTATTTTGTTAGGCTCACTTGCAGGTTATTTTGGAGATGATAAATTGAAAATATCCAGAGCAAGAATAGTTTTAAATCCCCTTTTTTTCCTTGTTGCTATTTTTTATGCCTTTGGTTCACGTTCTTATATTTTAGCAGATGCTATAAATAATTCCTTTGCGAATTTTTTATTTGAATTTGGTATAAGTTTGATTATACTGATAGCTTTTATGGGGGTTGCAAATATTCTAAGTCATTTCTTAAAAGCCATTCCCTTTTTTGCCGTTAAAATAAATGTTGCTGTTGATATTATTATTTCTCGCCTTATTGAGGTAATGGTTTCCATTCCAACACTTTTTCTTATCATTTCAATTATAGCAATTGCCAAACCCTCAATATTTATTGTTATGGCAATAATCGGATTTACTTCATGGACTGGTATTGCCCGGTTTATTCGTGCCGAACTTTTAAGGGTAAGAAGGCTTGAATATATTGAAGCTGCTCAAGCATTGGGTTTCGGTGAAATGCGAACAATTTTCAAACATGCCATTCCAAATGCGCTTTCTCCTGTATTAATTGCCATTGCATTTGGAATAGCAACCGCAATTCTTATTGAATCTACATTGTCTTTTCTTGGAATTGGACTTCCTGCAGAAACTATGACTTGGGGTTCGTTGCTTTCTTCAGCAAGACAATCAACATCTGCTTGGTGGCTTGCAATTTTCCCTGGCCTTGCCATATTTATCACTGTTACAATTTACAATCTCGTAGGAGAAGGCCTTACAGATGCTCTTGATCCGAGGCAGAAAAGATAA
- a CDS encoding ABC transporter substrate-binding protein, protein MILKRNLNTVLFAVFASVLILSCNSSDQKTEYVNPEVTVWELSDADMLNPFNYSDAGAGYIMTNIFQKLLSIDFNTLELVPILATERPEIIKTPEGGMLITYTIRPDAKWDNGTPITAKDIEFSLKVMKNPKVNNQRLRPYYEFIQDVQFYEQDPLKLTFICKDVYILAEAASGDFSILPENIFDPKGLMKGFSIRELSENAEKISDDPKIVEFANDFNSEKYQREKEFVIGSGAYTLEEWLTGQRIVLKKKENWWGNKLAENNKYFEVNSPKIIYQTINDQTTGIVALKAGNIDLARTIKAKDFVELPKSEKFTANYVSHTPGFLEYNYIGINTKLENKKLSDKKVRQALAHLFDVPKIIEIIQYGLAQRIIGPIHPSDKKAYNKDLAHYQYSVETAKKLLSEAGWKDSNGNGTVDKVIDGELVELEITFTYNSGNDERKGVALMFQEEARKAGIKVNVIAQEWSIYLDNLKSHKFDMYFGAWVSTPVPADHKQIYHTESYHGGSNYTGFGNDESDALIDAIRIELDEDKRALLNKEFQKILHDQVSYIFLYARNEKIAINKRFHNAQTSVMRPGYWESGFSVTK, encoded by the coding sequence ATGATCCTTAAAAGAAATTTAAATACGGTTTTATTTGCAGTTTTTGCCAGTGTTTTAATTTTATCCTGCAACTCCTCCGACCAAAAAACGGAATATGTGAATCCCGAAGTTACTGTTTGGGAACTCTCTGATGCAGATATGCTTAATCCTTTTAATTATTCGGATGCTGGCGCTGGATATATTATGACAAATATTTTTCAGAAATTACTTTCCATTGACTTTAATACCTTAGAACTTGTTCCCATACTTGCCACAGAACGACCAGAAATTATAAAAACTCCCGAAGGTGGAATGTTAATTACATACACTATTCGTCCTGATGCTAAATGGGATAATGGAACACCTATTACTGCAAAGGATATTGAGTTTTCCTTAAAGGTGATGAAAAATCCAAAAGTAAACAACCAACGCTTAAGGCCTTATTATGAATTTATTCAGGATGTACAGTTTTATGAGCAAGATCCCCTTAAACTGACTTTTATTTGTAAAGATGTTTATATTCTTGCAGAAGCGGCCAGTGGTGATTTTTCTATTTTACCTGAAAATATTTTTGACCCTAAAGGTTTAATGAAGGGATTTTCCATTCGTGAACTTTCTGAAAATGCTGAAAAAATTTCGGATGATCCTAAAATAGTAGAGTTTGCAAATGATTTTAACTCAGAAAAATACCAGAGAGAAAAAGAATTTGTTATTGGAAGCGGTGCTTATACCCTGGAGGAGTGGCTAACAGGACAAAGAATTGTTTTGAAGAAAAAGGAAAACTGGTGGGGAAATAAATTAGCAGAAAATAACAAGTATTTTGAGGTTAATTCCCCCAAAATTATTTACCAGACAATCAATGATCAAACTACTGGAATTGTTGCCCTTAAAGCGGGAAATATAGATTTGGCACGAACAATAAAGGCAAAGGATTTCGTTGAATTACCAAAATCGGAAAAATTTACTGCTAATTATGTTTCTCATACTCCAGGGTTTTTAGAGTACAATTACATAGGAATTAATACCAAGCTTGAAAACAAAAAATTATCAGATAAAAAAGTCCGCCAGGCACTGGCTCATCTTTTCGATGTTCCTAAAATTATTGAAATCATTCAATATGGCCTGGCGCAAAGAATCATTGGTCCTATCCATCCCTCAGATAAAAAGGCATACAACAAGGATTTAGCTCATTACCAATACAGTGTTGAAACCGCAAAAAAACTGTTATCAGAAGCAGGTTGGAAAGATTCAAATGGAAATGGAACTGTTGATAAAGTAATTGATGGTGAATTAGTGGAGCTTGAAATAACTTTCACCTATAATTCGGGTAATGATGAAAGAAAAGGTGTTGCACTTATGTTCCAGGAAGAAGCAAGGAAAGCAGGGATAAAAGTAAATGTAATTGCACAGGAATGGTCTATTTATCTTGATAATCTTAAAAGTCATAAATTCGATATGTATTTTGGAGCTTGGGTTTCAACTCCCGTTCCTGCCGATCATAAACAAATTTACCATACCGAATCCTATCATGGTGGATCCAATTATACTGGTTTTGGAAATGATGAGTCCGATGCTTTAATTGATGCTATACGTATTGAATTGGATGAAGATAAAAGGGCATTGTTAAATAAGGAATTCCAAAAAATACTACATGATCAGGTTTCCTATATTTTCTTATATGCCAGAAATGAAAAAATTGCCATTAATAAACGTTTTCATAACGCTCAAACATCAGTTATGAGACCTGGATATTGGGAATCAGGATTTTCAGTTACAAAATAA
- a CDS encoding GNAT family N-acetyltransferase, whose translation MKISQVITKRQFSDFIHLGDIIHRDHPQYIAPIKMLLRQTFNRKKNPFWEKADYVLFVAYSGNQPVGRIAAICFKTKQEGHFGFFDCINDFNAALSLINAVKRHFKEKNIYSFTGPLNPSINYELGVLDSGFEQQAFFMMNYNPPYYGKLLQQLGAKEEMSFSAFEQPCGIRDEKITRVCRLLKKRYPIKIDEIDYSNYDNEAKKLCRIYNDAFINHWGYDPFTEKEFVYMARSLKSILNRRLLFTLSFNGEPVAFILAVPNLNEAIQHLPYGKFTLTGLWKFFKTKQKIKWVKVMVIAVKQKYQHLGLGSILYAEMASRVEQEGYLGGEISWVATENLRMNKIVMEMGAKKTKEYKIYRF comes from the coding sequence ATGAAAATATCACAGGTAATCACAAAAAGGCAATTCTCGGATTTTATACACTTGGGCGATATTATCCACAGAGATCATCCCCAATACATCGCCCCGATAAAGATGCTTTTGCGCCAGACCTTTAACAGGAAGAAAAATCCATTCTGGGAAAAGGCTGATTATGTACTTTTTGTTGCATATTCCGGAAATCAGCCGGTTGGAAGGATAGCCGCTATTTGTTTTAAAACCAAGCAGGAAGGCCATTTTGGTTTTTTTGACTGTATTAATGATTTTAATGCTGCCCTCTCTTTGATAAACGCTGTAAAAAGACATTTTAAAGAAAAGAATATTTATTCATTCACGGGGCCTTTAAATCCAAGCATTAATTACGAGTTAGGGGTTCTTGATTCAGGTTTTGAGCAACAGGCATTTTTTATGATGAATTATAACCCCCCTTATTATGGAAAGCTTTTGCAACAATTGGGAGCAAAGGAGGAGATGTCCTTTTCAGCTTTTGAGCAGCCATGTGGAATCAGGGATGAGAAAATTACACGAGTTTGCAGGCTTTTAAAAAAAAGGTATCCAATAAAGATAGATGAGATAGATTATTCAAATTATGACAATGAAGCTAAAAAACTTTGCAGGATATATAATGATGCATTTATAAACCACTGGGGCTATGATCCTTTTACTGAAAAAGAATTTGTTTACATGGCAAGGTCATTAAAATCAATACTCAACAGAAGGCTGCTTTTCACCCTTTCGTTCAATGGCGAACCGGTAGCTTTTATACTTGCTGTGCCTAATTTGAACGAAGCCATACAACATTTGCCGTATGGTAAGTTCACCCTAACAGGCCTTTGGAAGTTTTTTAAAACAAAGCAAAAGATTAAATGGGTAAAAGTTATGGTTATAGCTGTTAAGCAAAAGTATCAGCACCTAGGGCTTGGCAGTATACTTTATGCTGAAATGGCCAGTAGGGTTGAACAGGAAGGATATTTGGGAGGAGAAATCAGTTGGGTAGCAACGGAAAATTTGCGTATGAACAAAATAGTTATGGAAATGGGTGCAAAAAAAACAAAAGAATACAAAATATACCGGTTTTAA
- a CDS encoding ABC transporter permease, with protein MLKYILKRVFIFIPTLIIISLLTFVISTNAPGDPVDTMLNKSAGGDGQAAEKMSTEKAYNDLRHQLGLDLPVFYFSVTNSTRTDTLYRLSNSLHQETMERISFNFGVWKHVGDYYNNIKKFEYALLAIDKDNENSADLRKAKDYVNSLYSIFDETKIKNVFSGLAFLFESNHSFAKAKANFNATENAWHNVIHNQSKMNKYIPAIHWYGFNNQYHRWIFGDKPWLSSLPWANDRDIQFNSKGFLRGDFGISYQDKRPVSSVLWDAMQWTFMLSMLSVFIAYLVAIPLGVKSAVSKGSKTEKSITTVLFVLYSLPNFWIATMLIIFFAGGDYFDWFPAFGLGSLPSSAPFMDRFFETAYHFILPLICLTYASFAFISRQMRGGMLNVLGQDYIRTARAKGLNENTVIWKHAFRNSLIPIITLFASIFPAAISGSFVIEYIFSIPGMGKISLDALIARNYPIVFTVMLFTAILTLVGNLVADILYAVVDPRISFTKKAN; from the coding sequence ATGCTAAAATATATCTTAAAGCGGGTATTTATTTTTATACCTACTTTAATCATAATATCACTTCTTACTTTTGTAATAAGTACAAATGCCCCGGGTGACCCTGTTGATACCATGCTTAATAAAAGTGCCGGGGGAGATGGACAAGCAGCAGAAAAGATGTCTACTGAAAAGGCATACAATGACCTTAGACATCAACTGGGACTTGATTTGCCTGTTTTTTATTTTAGTGTTACAAATTCCACTCGTACGGATACTTTATATAGGTTATCAAATTCTCTGCATCAGGAAACAATGGAAAGAATTTCATTTAATTTCGGAGTCTGGAAACATGTTGGAGATTATTACAACAATATAAAAAAGTTTGAATATGCTTTATTAGCAATTGATAAAGACAATGAGAATTCGGCTGATTTAAGGAAAGCAAAAGATTATGTAAATTCCCTTTATTCAATATTTGATGAAACAAAAATAAAAAATGTTTTTTCTGGTTTGGCTTTTTTGTTTGAATCAAATCACTCCTTTGCTAAGGCAAAAGCCAATTTTAACGCCACAGAAAATGCATGGCATAATGTAATTCACAATCAATCCAAAATGAACAAATACATACCTGCAATTCATTGGTACGGATTCAACAATCAATACCACAGGTGGATATTTGGTGACAAGCCCTGGCTTTCGTCCCTTCCCTGGGCAAATGATAGGGATATACAATTCAACAGTAAAGGCTTTTTAAGGGGCGACTTTGGAATTTCATACCAGGATAAACGGCCTGTTTCATCCGTTTTATGGGATGCTATGCAATGGACTTTTATGCTCAGCATGCTTTCTGTTTTTATTGCCTATTTGGTTGCTATCCCCTTAGGAGTTAAATCTGCAGTTTCAAAGGGGTCAAAAACTGAAAAATCAATTACTACTGTTTTGTTTGTTCTTTATTCATTACCAAATTTTTGGATAGCAACAATGCTTATTATTTTCTTTGCCGGAGGTGATTATTTTGACTGGTTCCCGGCATTTGGACTTGGATCTTTACCCTCTTCTGCCCCTTTCATGGACAGGTTTTTTGAAACTGCTTACCATTTCATTCTTCCGCTTATTTGTCTTACCTACGCCTCCTTTGCTTTTATATCCCGTCAAATGCGAGGAGGAATGCTTAATGTGCTAGGCCAGGATTATATTAGAACTGCAAGGGCAAAGGGATTAAATGAAAATACAGTAATTTGGAAACACGCTTTTCGCAATTCCTTAATTCCTATTATCACTTTGTTTGCAAGCATTTTCCCTGCTGCAATTTCAGGATCTTTCGTAATTGAATATATTTTTTCAATACCAGGCATGGGAAAGATAAGTCTTGATGCGCTTATTGCCCGAAATTATCCAATTGTTTTTACTGTAATGCTTTTTACAGCAATTCTTACCCTTGTTGGAAATTTAGTTGCAGATATTTTGTATGCAGTTGTGGATCCCCGGATTTCCTTCACAAAAAAAGCCAATTAA
- a CDS encoding radical SAM protein, translating into MKKLRILLISPTGLDKEGKPIVQKKTYLPGLTMAQLSAHTPKDQFEVHTVCETSQPIPWDEQWDIVGLTGMGGAGVVRGYQIGDYFKAKGATVVMGGIAISLFEDSWTRPHCNVIINGEAEETWPRFLQDYLRGEVKDTYDMEKVPDVNCFPVPDYQAFDAKYYGFWRPVQATRGCPFPCTFCSISQFFKRSYRKRPVEQVIRDVRAAKASGSKYIAFIDDNIGVDFNYCKELWTALIPEKIIWISQCSLQIAKDDEMLKLAYKSGCRILSFGIETINEASLVHIDKEWNEPKQYDKAFANIRAQGIEISTEMILGLDGDDETVFEKTFDFLMRNNIALPRMYILTPVPGTPMYRQLEDEGRIFDYDIQKYVGGSAVFHPKGMSAETLQQGYWKLYEKLYSRKNIYKRLKANPAGLGPFLRLFVLGTNVVYRNHINRGITPGIV; encoded by the coding sequence ATGAAGAAGCTGAGAATTTTACTAATTAGCCCTACCGGACTGGATAAAGAAGGAAAGCCGATAGTGCAGAAAAAGACATATCTACCAGGGCTAACCATGGCTCAGCTTTCGGCCCACACACCTAAAGACCAGTTTGAGGTACACACAGTTTGTGAAACATCCCAGCCCATTCCATGGGACGAGCAATGGGATATTGTGGGGCTTACAGGAATGGGAGGGGCTGGCGTTGTGCGCGGCTATCAAATCGGTGATTATTTTAAGGCAAAAGGCGCTACTGTGGTAATGGGAGGTATTGCTATTTCTTTATTTGAGGATAGCTGGACACGCCCACATTGCAATGTAATTATTAATGGGGAAGCGGAAGAGACCTGGCCGCGTTTTTTGCAAGATTACCTAAGGGGAGAGGTTAAGGATACTTATGATATGGAAAAAGTACCTGATGTTAATTGTTTTCCGGTACCCGATTATCAAGCCTTTGATGCTAAATACTATGGCTTTTGGCGGCCGGTACAAGCTACCCGCGGCTGCCCTTTTCCATGTACATTTTGTTCCATTTCACAGTTTTTTAAGAGAAGTTACAGGAAACGCCCTGTAGAACAGGTTATACGTGATGTTAGGGCAGCCAAAGCCTCAGGAAGCAAGTACATTGCATTTATTGACGACAACATAGGTGTGGACTTTAATTATTGCAAGGAATTATGGACGGCACTTATCCCTGAAAAAATCATCTGGATTAGCCAATGCAGCTTGCAAATTGCAAAAGATGATGAAATGCTGAAGCTTGCTTATAAATCGGGCTGCCGTATTTTGTCTTTCGGTATCGAAACTATAAATGAAGCCAGCCTAGTTCATATTGACAAGGAATGGAATGAGCCCAAACAATATGATAAAGCTTTTGCCAACATAAGGGCACAGGGAATTGAAATTTCCACAGAAATGATACTTGGCCTTGACGGGGATGATGAAACTGTTTTTGAAAAAACCTTTGATTTTTTAATGCGTAACAATATTGCTTTGCCAAGGATGTACATTTTAACCCCTGTGCCCGGAACGCCAATGTATCGCCAACTTGAGGATGAAGGCAGGATTTTCGATTATGACATTCAAAAGTATGTAGGGGGTTCTGCTGTATTTCACCCCAAGGGCATGTCAGCAGAAACACTGCAGCAGGGCTATTGGAAGCTATATGAGAAGCTTTACTCCAGGAAAAATATTTATAAACGGCTAAAGGCAAACCCAGCTGGGCTTGGGCCATTTTTGCGCCTATTTGTACTTGGAACTAATGTGGTTTACAGAAACCACATTAATCGAGGCATAACACCCGGAATTGTATAA